The following proteins are co-located in the Vigna unguiculata cultivar IT97K-499-35 chromosome 9, ASM411807v1, whole genome shotgun sequence genome:
- the LOC114163321 gene encoding eukaryotic translation initiation factor 3 subunit B-like yields the protein MADVMVMKEIEDTALRLGVDLSTLDLDSIRLPPGETCGIVSDDEEVYQEDNLEFESGFGNIIVVDNLPVVPREKFEKLEGVVRKIYSQIGVIKEDGLWMPVDPETDKTLGYCFIEYNTPQEAELAKEKTHGYKLDRAHIFCVSMFDDFDKFMKVPNEWAPPETKPYAPGENLQHWLTDAKARDQFVIRAGSDTEVLWNDARHLKPDPVYKRAFWTESFVQWSPLGTYLATVHRQGAAVWGGSSSFNRLMRYAHPQVKLIDFSPGEKYLVTYSSHEPSNPRDANRVVINIFDVRTGKVMRDFKGSADDFAVGGAGGVTGVSWPVFKWSGGKDDKYFARMGKNVLSVYETETFSLVDKKSLKVENIMDFCWSPTDPIIALFVPEMGGGNQPARVSLIQVPSKEELRQKNLFSVSDCKIYWQSNGDYLAVNVERYTKTKKSTYTGFELFRIKERDIPIEVLELENKNDKIIAFAWEPKGHRFAVIHGDNPKPDVSIYSMRTGQNSRVSKLTTLKGKQANALFWSPAGRYIVLAGLKGFNGQLEFYNVDELETMATAEHFMATDIEWDPTGRYVATAVTSVHEMENGFNIWSFNGKHLYRILKDHFFQFLWRPRPPSFLSPEKEEEIAKNLKKYSKKYEAEDQDVSLLLSEQEREKRRMLKEDWDKWVNEWKRIHEEESLHRQKLRDGEASDEEEEYEAKDIEVEEVIAVTEEVLHIEYGQE from the exons ATGGCGGACGTCATGGTAATGAAGGAGATCGAAGACACGGCACTGCGTCTCGGCGTCGATCTCTCCACTCTTGATCTCGACTCCATTCGTCTTCCTCCCGGCGAAACTTGCGGAATTGTCAG TGATGACGAGGAAGTTTACCAGGAGGATAATCTCGAGTTCGAGTCCGGATTTGGTAACATCATTGTCGTTGACAACCTCCCTGTCGTTCCGAGGGAGAAGTTTGAAAAGCTCGAAGGAGTGGTTCGGAAAATTTATAGTCAGATTGGTGTTATCAAAGAGGATGGTCTCTGGATGCCGGTTGATCCTGAAACTGATAAAACCCTAGGGTACTGCTTCATTGAGTACAATACTCCTCAG GAAGCAGAGCTGGCTAAAGAGAAGACTCACGGATACAAATTGGATCGTGCACATATTTTTTGCGTTAGCATGTTTgatgattttgataaatttatgaAGGTGCCCAACGAGTGGGCTCCTCCGGAAACTAAGCCGTATGCTCCAGGG GAAAATCTTCAACACTGGCTCACTGATGCAAAGGCCAGGGACCAGTTTGTGATTCGTGCTGGTTCAGATACTGAGGTTTTGTGGAATGATGCGAGGCATTTGAAGCCTGATCCTGTTTATAAGCGTGCT TTTTGGACCGAAAGTTTTGTCCAATGGTCTCCTTTGGGGACATACTTGGCCACTGTTCACAGACAGGGGGCAGCTGTATGGGGAGGTTCTTCAAGCTTTAACAGGCTTATGAGATATGCACATCCTCAG GTAAAACTTATTGATTTTTCACCTGGTGAAAAGTATCTGGTGACTTATAGTAGCCATGAACCAAGCAACCCTCGAGATGCCAAT AGGGTTGTTATTAATATCTTTGATGTGAGAACTGGCAAAGTGATGAGGGACTTTAAAGGTAGTGCCGATGATTTTGCTGTTGGAGGGGCTGGGGGTGTCACCGGAGTTTCATGGCCTGTTTTCAA ATGGAGTGGTGGAAAAGATGATAAATACTTTGCAAGGATGGGAAAAAACGTGCTCTCTGTGTATGAGACAGAGACCTTTTCTCTTGTTGACAAGAAGTCCCTGAAGGTTGAAAATATAATGGATTTCTGCTGGTCTCCAACTGATCCAATTATTGCTCTCTTTGTTCCTGAGATGGGGGGTGGTAACCAGCCTGCAAGG GTAAGTCTGATCCAAGTCCCCAGCAAGGAAGAACTCAGGCAGAAAAACCTTTTCAGTGTCAGTGACTGCAAGATCTACTGGCAAAGCAATGGAGACTACCTTGCTGTTAATGTTGAACGCTATACTAAAACGAAAAAAAGCACATACACAGGCTTTGAGCTTTTCCGTATAAAAGAACGAGACATACCAATTGAAGTATTGGAGCTTGAGAATAAGAATGATAAGATCATTGCATTTGCTTGGGAGCCAAAAGGCCATAGGTTTGCGGTTATTCATGGTGATAACCCTAAACCTGATGTAAGCATTTACTCCATGCGTACTGGTCAGAATAGCCGAGTTTCAAAGCTCACTACTCTGAaaggcaagcaagcaaatgctCTATTTTGGTCGCCTGCAGGTCGCTACATTGTACTGGCTGGGCTGAAAGGGTTCAATGGGCAGTTAGAATTTTACAATGTTGATGAACTTGAAACCATGGCTACTGCTGAACATTTTATGGCAACAGATATTGAATGGGATCCAACTGGAAG GTATGTTGCAACTGCCGTGACATCAGTTCATGAAATGGAAAATGGTTTCAATATATGGTCTTTCAATGGCAAGCATCTATATCGGATTCTGAAGGATCACTTCTTTCAG TTCTTGTGGAGACCAAGGCCACCATCTTTCTTGAGCCCCGAGAAGGAGGAAGAGATTGCCAAGAACTTGAAGAAGTACAGCAAGAAATATGAGGCAGAAGATCAAGATGTTTCGCTGCTGTTGAGTGAGCAAGAACGTGAGAAGAGGAGGATGTTGAAGGAAGATTGGGACAAGTGGGTCAATGAATGGAAGCGAATCCACGAAGAAGAGAGCTTACATCGACAAAAGCTCAGGGATGGGGAAGCCAGTGATGAAGAGGAAGAATATGAGGCTAAGGATATCGAGGTCGAGGAAGTCATTGCCGTAACAGAAGAGGTCCTTCATATTGAATATGGTCAAGAGTGA
- the LOC114163717 gene encoding uncharacterized protein LOC114163717 has product MTSMPCERGNDLQALVAIMVDQYLCRNKFYQTRVTFCNEVLPLFSNLPPNENLMNLEEILNQYILMKKQNIWLEAEKVMLMQEKNRIQMLLQDIQKGMDNFHARSPMSNVTTVVTNPAIIPLVENSIQNPPVVSSTTVFPVQNTMSLPPPKTMFHTHFSSPMIKVSDMKRKDTPTVDGCAISKKPRGRPPGKKKQVQCTNMLLPSPNNIVDSGSSSASTESLVVKSAQRELQISSNSVSRTHPTIHSFQRDTYVSLPPTHISHDATCNKEVVSPSYNVISTKRDMVEPVKQMVCKEGNSSFSPIVADNDETHKENTSKESNKDIDKTSTRVLDTNSSHKLENLDNSFSKENPTSESKNLDNSFSKENPTSESNKGIVDWSQIDCSNMEWDNWSNSDFFNLE; this is encoded by the exons ATGACATCAATGCCTTGTGAAAGGGGTAACGATCTCCAGGCTCTAGTTGCCATCATGGTGGATCAGTATTTGTGTCGCAACAAATTCTACCAAACAAGGGTCACCTTTTGCAATGAAGTCTTGCCACTCTTTTCCAATCTGCCACCAAACGAG AATTTGATGAATTTGGAGGAGATATTGAATCAATATATACTTatgaagaaacaaaatatatggTTGGAGGCAGAAAAGGTCATGCTAATGCAAGAGAAAAATAGAATCCAAATGTTGTTGCAAGACATTCAGAAAGGTATGGACAATTTCCATGCAAGATCACCCATGTCTAATGTCACAACTGTGGTCACAAATCCTGCAATTATTCCTCTAGTGGAAAATTCTATCCAAAATCCTCCAG TTGTGTCTTCTACTACAGTTTTTCCTGTGCAAAACACAATGTCGTTGCCACCACCTAAAACCATGTTCCATACACACTTCTCATCACCTATGATTAAAGTGTCTGACATGAAGAGAAAAGATACTCCGACAGTAGATGGGTGTGCAATTTCAAAGAAACCTCGTGGTAGACCACCTGGGAAGAAAAAGCAAGTCCAAT GTACAAACATGTTGCTACCATCTCCTAATAACATAGTAGATTCTGGATCCTCTTCTGCATCGACTGAATCCTTGGTCGTGAAATCTGCACAAAGGGAATTACAGATTTCATCTAATTCAGTTTCGAGAACACATCCCACAATCCATTCATTTCAAAGGGATACATATGTGTCCCTACCTCCTACTCATATTTCTCATGATGCAACATGTAATAAGGAGGTCGTCTCCCCTTCTTACAATGTGATCTCAACCAAGAGAGATATGGTTGAACCTGTGAAACAAATGGTCTGTAAAGAAGGCAATAGTAGTTTTTCTCCTATTGTGGCAGATAATGATGAAACACACAAGGAAAATACAAGCAAGGAAAGTAACAAGGATATAGACAAGACAAGTACGAGGGTGTTAGATACTAATTCTTCTCATAAACTTGAAAACTTGGACAACTCATTTTCAAAGGAGAATCCTACTTCTGAGTCTAAAAACTTGGACAACTCATTTTCAAAGGAGAATCCTACTTCTGAGTCTAACAAGGGAATAGTAGATTGGTCACAAATTGATTGTTCAAATATGGAATGGGACAATTGGTCAAATTCAGATTTTTTTAACTTGGAGTAG